Proteins encoded in a region of the Coffea eugenioides isolate CCC68of chromosome 4, Ceug_1.0, whole genome shotgun sequence genome:
- the LOC113768890 gene encoding uncharacterized protein LOC113768890: MDSSLVFGGAEECHSSESGWTMYIGSPVQGEEDDDIDPSGYDAHGEFDGLAEENHKANHHDANSDDSMASDASSGPSHREQPWTAGRGITEYYKGHDANVDGKHCSSHKSKKAGVKKNRHEKKNKEKDEAEVAAKGVKYFTQGSKPSIAEVILKPVEIRILA, encoded by the exons ATGGATTCTTCCCTAGTTTTTGGAGGTGCAGAAGAATGCCACAGCAGTGAATCCGGGTGGACTATGTACATTGGCTCACCTGTGCAAGGTGAGGAGGATGATGATATTGATCCAAGTGGCTATGATGCTCATGGAGAATTTGATGGTTTAGCTGAAGAAAATCATAAAGCTAATCATCATGATGCAAATAGTGATGATTCTATGGCCTCTGATGCTTCTTCTGGTCCCAGTCATCGAGAGCAACCGTGGACGGCTGGTCGCGGAATAACTGAATACTACAAGGGGCATGACGCCAATGTTGATGGAAAACATTGCTCCAGCCACAAAAGCAAGAAGGCGGGAGTCAAGAAGAATAGGCATGAGAAGAAGAATAAAGAGAAGGATGAGGCTGAAGTTGCTGCAAAGGGAGTCAAGTATTTTACACAAGGTAGTAAG CCATCAATAGCAGAAGTTATTTTGAAGCCTGTAGAAATTAGAATCCTGGCATGA